The following are encoded together in the Candidatus Flexicrinis proximus genome:
- a CDS encoding PAS domain-containing sensor histidine kinase: MKTPIGLPDYLIERLTSAGLFTDEGISRLLDDALSVRETAANPLLGAYRTLFEQVHDAVFIVAPSGQIISINHRAVELTGFPADELLTYSFRELSANVDASANVLQNLLDGQMYAPFERVFRKKSGETFTAEVTAQLVRGADGSPQYIQSVVRDITQRKRDEQELRDRERLLRQIIDLAPLEIFVKDAEGRYLMANQASAEAYGTTVDAIIGKTDKELSINADEAEAFTLQDRQVLETGQLLSVPESEFTDAEGRKRILRTAKMLLKFPGREEPAVLGVATDITEMKQTESELLQAYHQAYELAAERQQVRILTEFIQNTSHEFRTPLSVISTSIYLITRATDEAKRAAHVAQAAAQIKRITRLLEQLQTMAELDSGVELDFAPTDINALLREIIAVMREGDNKAGPVIQLLPDDNVPQVSADLKLLGLAFEHVLDNAVRFTPDGGMVTVATQSSPDGVTIEVRDTGIGIPYDKMEHVMRRFWRLDAAHSTPGFGLGLPIVQKIVDRHNGSLAISSQPGSGTTVTITLPAT; this comes from the coding sequence TTGAAAACGCCAATAGGTCTTCCGGATTACCTTATAGAGCGCTTAACCTCAGCCGGCCTGTTTACCGATGAGGGGATTTCACGACTGCTGGACGATGCCCTCAGCGTGCGCGAGACGGCGGCCAACCCGCTCCTCGGCGCGTACCGCACCCTGTTCGAACAGGTTCATGACGCGGTCTTCATTGTCGCGCCATCCGGACAAATCATCTCCATCAACCATCGCGCCGTCGAATTGACCGGTTTTCCGGCCGATGAACTGCTCACGTACTCGTTTCGTGAGCTATCGGCCAATGTGGATGCCAGCGCAAATGTGCTGCAGAACCTGCTGGACGGCCAGATGTACGCGCCCTTTGAACGGGTGTTCCGCAAGAAGTCCGGGGAGACGTTCACCGCCGAAGTGACGGCCCAACTGGTACGCGGCGCGGACGGCAGCCCACAGTATATCCAGAGCGTGGTTCGCGACATCACTCAGCGCAAGCGCGACGAACAGGAACTACGCGACCGTGAACGCTTGCTGCGCCAGATCATCGACCTGGCACCGCTAGAGATCTTTGTCAAGGATGCCGAAGGCCGTTATCTGATGGCGAACCAGGCCAGCGCCGAGGCGTATGGCACGACAGTCGACGCAATCATCGGCAAGACCGACAAAGAGTTGAGCATCAACGCCGACGAAGCTGAGGCGTTCACGCTTCAGGACCGGCAGGTTCTGGAAACCGGGCAACTGCTCAGCGTTCCCGAATCGGAATTCACAGATGCTGAGGGACGCAAGCGCATCCTGCGGACCGCCAAGATGCTGCTCAAGTTCCCCGGCCGCGAGGAACCCGCGGTTCTGGGTGTCGCGACAGATATCACCGAGATGAAACAGACCGAAAGCGAGCTGCTTCAGGCGTATCACCAGGCATATGAGCTAGCCGCCGAACGCCAGCAGGTCCGGATTCTGACCGAATTTATCCAGAACACATCGCATGAATTCCGCACACCACTGTCGGTCATCAGTACCAGTATTTATCTCATTACCCGTGCAACCGATGAGGCTAAACGGGCGGCGCACGTCGCGCAGGCCGCCGCGCAAATCAAACGGATTACCCGCCTGCTCGAACAGCTTCAGACGATGGCTGAACTGGACAGCGGCGTGGAATTAGACTTTGCGCCTACCGACATCAACGCCTTGCTGCGGGAGATCATCGCGGTCATGCGCGAAGGGGACAATAAGGCCGGTCCGGTCATCCAACTGCTGCCCGACGACAACGTGCCGCAGGTAAGCGCTGATCTGAAGCTGTTGGGTCTGGCCTTTGAGCATGTGCTGGACAATGCCGTGCGCTTCACGCCTGACGGGGGAATGGTGACGGTCGCCACGCAATCAAGCCCTGACGGGGTGACCATCGAGGTCCGCGATACCGGCATAGGCATTCCTTACGATAAAATGGAACACGTCATGCGCCGCTTCTGGCGGCTCGACGCGGCACATTCCACGCCCGGATTCGGCCTGGGTCTGCCGATTGTTCAGAAGATTGTCGACCGCCACAACGGAAGCCTGGCAATTTCGAGTCAGCCCGGTTCAGGCACAACCGTTACCATTACCCTTCCCGCCACCTGA
- a CDS encoding metallophosphoesterase family protein produces the protein MRIAVISDIHGNALAFEKVIAEIKREAFDQVVCLGDAVQGGPQPAETVALLRDLGWPVVMGNADEWLLSGVETGRDPIPDSRLRKLQRIREWSLSRLSAADRAFIAAFRQIVEIPLDSGRNLLCFHGSPGSFDDILLPTTSEAEFQSHLAPYLPNIMCGGHTHLPHVRRIGSSDSFYFNPGSVGLAYSHEQSGDRFRTDSWAEYAILTADRGRFALEFRRVPYEPVAIIEVYRSSGRPYANEPIAQYGALGM, from the coding sequence ATGCGAATCGCTGTTATTTCCGATATCCACGGCAACGCGCTCGCCTTCGAAAAGGTGATTGCCGAGATCAAACGCGAGGCGTTTGACCAGGTTGTCTGCCTTGGCGACGCCGTACAGGGCGGGCCGCAGCCGGCAGAGACGGTCGCGCTGCTGCGGGACCTAGGCTGGCCGGTGGTGATGGGCAATGCGGACGAGTGGCTGCTCTCCGGCGTAGAGACCGGACGCGACCCGATCCCCGACTCCCGCTTGCGCAAGCTCCAGCGCATCCGCGAGTGGTCGCTCTCCCGGCTGTCCGCCGCGGACCGCGCCTTCATCGCAGCCTTCCGCCAGATCGTCGAAATCCCCCTCGACAGCGGGCGCAACCTGCTGTGTTTTCACGGGTCGCCGGGGTCGTTTGACGACATCCTGCTGCCCACGACCTCCGAAGCGGAATTTCAGTCGCATCTCGCGCCGTACCTGCCGAATATCATGTGCGGCGGTCATACGCACTTGCCGCACGTCAGGCGGATCGGCTCCAGCGACAGTTTCTACTTCAATCCAGGGAGCGTTGGGCTGGCTTACAGCCATGAGCAGTCAGGCGACCGGTTCCGTACCGACTCGTGGGCAGAATACGCCATTTTGACCGCAGACCGGGGGCGGTTTGCACTGGAATTCAGGCGTGTGCCTTACGAGCCGGTCGCAATTATCGAAGTCTATCGGTCGAGCGGCAGGCCTTACGCGAACGAGCCCATCGCGCAGTACGGGGCGTTAGGCATGTGA
- a CDS encoding heme-binding protein produces the protein MRQITELSHKDAQIIIAAIGAELERTSQGAAVAVVDPHGELLAFLRTDGCRLPSITIAINKAYTAAREGIPSKRLGELSREGGFPMTNFGELRYVSWGGGIPVLAGGSVVGAVGVSGLPEEEDMRLATLGIAALG, from the coding sequence ATGCGCCAGATCACTGAACTGTCACACAAGGACGCGCAGATCATCATCGCGGCGATCGGCGCCGAACTCGAACGCACAAGCCAGGGCGCTGCGGTCGCCGTTGTCGACCCCCACGGCGAACTCCTGGCGTTTCTGCGTACAGACGGCTGCCGGCTGCCTTCGATTACGATCGCGATCAACAAAGCCTATACGGCGGCCCGAGAGGGCATCCCGTCCAAACGCCTGGGAGAACTCTCGCGCGAGGGCGGCTTCCCGATGACCAACTTCGGCGAACTGCGCTACGTCAGCTGGGGCGGCGGCATCCCGGTACTCGCAGGAGGCAGCGTGGTCGGGGCCGTCGGCGTGAGTGGACTGCCTGAAGAGGAAGACATGCGCCTGGCGACGCTGGGGATCGCGGCACTGGGGTAA
- a CDS encoding pirin family protein, whose translation MLPFALQNTQIAPNFVRDQALQHFPAGVFPTINPVHWLYSHFAVGGWSPLQRLSGMLTAHMTQIAPRNGFTWHPHRSLEIYTWVLEGELYHEDTTGGKGVIGAGEIQRMFAGDYIEHQELNLSDEKARVIQIWYVADRSSRGIQPHYQQVGRSDVPKRRVGDATVHSLIGDGSPLVQHMTGSLSAVTIDAGGSTTLELPRPDEDLFVYITDGAGEVVSADGTSVLGQYDVLLARPDTQQTTLTASDSAPLHALNFYLPRFLN comes from the coding sequence ATGCTCCCTTTCGCACTTCAGAATACCCAGATTGCGCCAAACTTTGTACGCGATCAAGCCTTACAGCACTTTCCTGCCGGGGTGTTTCCGACGATCAACCCGGTCCACTGGCTGTATTCGCATTTCGCAGTCGGCGGCTGGAGTCCGCTGCAGCGGCTGAGCGGAATGCTCACCGCGCACATGACCCAGATCGCGCCGCGCAACGGCTTCACGTGGCACCCGCACCGCTCCCTCGAAATCTACACCTGGGTGCTGGAGGGTGAGCTGTATCACGAGGACACCACCGGCGGTAAAGGCGTGATTGGCGCAGGGGAAATCCAGCGCATGTTTGCGGGCGACTATATCGAACACCAGGAACTGAACCTGTCGGACGAGAAGGCGCGCGTGATCCAAATCTGGTATGTTGCCGACCGCAGCTCACGGGGAATCCAGCCGCATTACCAGCAGGTCGGGCGGTCAGATGTGCCGAAGCGCCGTGTTGGCGACGCGACGGTCCACAGCCTGATCGGGGATGGTTCGCCGCTAGTACAGCACATGACGGGCAGCCTCAGCGCGGTCACGATCGACGCCGGCGGCAGCACAACGCTCGAACTACCCCGCCCCGATGAGGACTTGTTTGTCTACATCACAGACGGCGCAGGAGAAGTGGTAAGCGCTGACGGGACAAGCGTGCTCGGTCAGTACGATGTCCTGCTGGCACGGCCAGACACGCAGCAGACGACCTTGACGGCAAGCGACAGCGCACCGCTCCACGCGCTCAATTTCTACCTGCCGCGCTTCCTGAACTGA
- a CDS encoding helix-turn-helix transcriptional regulator — translation MERELLLLGLLRRGEMHGYQLNEYISGVLANCIDLKKPTAYFLLDKLAARGWVSLSEDRAGNRPPRKVYRITAAGETAFQDLLRQNLSVYQTVSFANDIGLAFMDALDPGEARAHLLQRRAQLAAEIDQARHIPPHGGSLQLMIEHRTVHLAAELDWLDRVIERLHDTPLVPVSDQRTP, via the coding sequence ATGGAACGCGAACTGCTGCTGCTAGGACTATTACGGCGCGGGGAAATGCACGGCTACCAGTTAAACGAATACATTTCGGGAGTACTGGCCAACTGCATCGACCTCAAGAAGCCGACAGCCTACTTTCTGCTTGACAAGCTGGCGGCCCGTGGCTGGGTGTCTCTGAGCGAAGACCGTGCGGGAAATCGCCCGCCGCGCAAGGTCTACCGGATCACGGCAGCCGGTGAAACAGCATTTCAGGACCTGCTGCGCCAGAACCTCAGCGTGTACCAGACCGTATCGTTCGCCAACGACATCGGCCTGGCCTTTATGGATGCGCTGGACCCCGGCGAGGCGCGCGCGCATCTCCTTCAGCGGCGTGCCCAGCTTGCTGCCGAGATCGATCAGGCGAGGCACATTCCCCCCCATGGCGGCAGCCTGCAGCTCATGATCGAACATCGCACGGTCCATCTGGCCGCAGAGCTAGACTGGCTGGATCGCGTCATCGAAAGACTGCACGACACCCCCCTTGTACCTGTATCTGACCAAAGGACACCATGA
- a CDS encoding MFS transporter, producing MTAPTPAPSIPDGEKLDFKRIFPIFIIVIVDLLALTVIIPMLPLFAVTFGADPLAIGLLSTVFPLFQLVGGPVLGSLSDRYGRKPVLIVSQVGTFVGLLMLGFANVLWILFASRILDGFTGGNIVTAQAAITDSTNERTRAQGLGLIGAAFGIGFVLGPAISGVALALTGNDFRVPAFIAAGFSLLSIVLTTFWFKETLAPDAHRSTARREPLLRRMAKTVVLPGVGILVALMFMQHVVFGGLEALLALFNLNRLGMSASSNAVVFVFVGVILVAVQGKYIGPWSRKYGERRLILAGLTLLAVGILLTALTPQVPVPWYSSTELVAELSAQGAESTALTGITSVALPPDGANGWLGLIWLLVAMVPCTIGAGLLSPSINSLISKSVPAAEIGGALGVSASMVSLANVIAPVTGGAMFQAWGSSAPFLAGGVVLAVLLFVSVRRLPSPKPVPAG from the coding sequence ATGACCGCCCCGACCCCCGCGCCGTCCATCCCCGACGGCGAAAAGCTCGACTTTAAACGCATATTTCCGATTTTCATTATCGTGATCGTCGACCTGCTGGCGCTCACAGTAATCATCCCGATGCTGCCGTTGTTTGCGGTGACCTTTGGGGCGGACCCGCTGGCCATCGGCTTACTCTCAACAGTGTTCCCCCTGTTTCAACTGGTGGGTGGTCCGGTACTTGGCAGCCTCAGCGACAGATACGGGCGCAAGCCGGTCCTGATTGTCAGCCAGGTCGGTACCTTCGTCGGCCTGCTGATGCTCGGCTTTGCGAACGTACTGTGGATCCTGTTTGCCTCGCGTATCCTCGACGGATTTACCGGCGGCAACATCGTCACGGCCCAGGCGGCCATCACCGACTCGACGAACGAGCGTACCCGCGCACAGGGACTCGGTCTGATCGGCGCGGCGTTCGGGATCGGGTTTGTCCTCGGGCCGGCAATCTCGGGCGTCGCGCTGGCACTGACCGGCAATGACTTCCGAGTTCCGGCGTTCATCGCGGCGGGCTTCTCCTTGCTGTCGATCGTGCTGACCACTTTCTGGTTCAAGGAAACGCTGGCGCCGGATGCCCATCGCAGCACGGCCAGGCGCGAACCCCTCCTGCGGCGGATGGCGAAAACTGTCGTGCTGCCCGGCGTGGGAATCCTGGTCGCCCTGATGTTCATGCAGCATGTCGTATTTGGTGGACTGGAAGCCCTTCTCGCGCTGTTTAACCTCAACCGCTTAGGGATGAGCGCGTCTAGTAACGCGGTGGTATTCGTCTTTGTCGGCGTGATCCTGGTAGCAGTACAGGGTAAATATATCGGGCCATGGAGCCGGAAATACGGAGAACGCCGGCTTATTCTGGCGGGTTTGACCCTGTTGGCGGTCGGGATCCTGCTGACTGCGCTGACTCCGCAGGTGCCGGTGCCGTGGTACAGCAGCACAGAACTCGTCGCGGAATTGTCGGCCCAGGGTGCGGAAAGCACCGCCCTGACCGGAATAACTTCGGTCGCGCTGCCCCCGGACGGCGCCAATGGCTGGCTGGGATTGATCTGGCTGCTGGTGGCGATGGTGCCTTGCACGATTGGCGCGGGCTTGCTGTCGCCCAGCATCAACAGTCTGATTTCCAAATCGGTGCCGGCGGCGGAAATCGGCGGAGCGCTCGGCGTGAGCGCATCCATGGTCAGCCTTGCCAACGTCATCGCGCCGGTGACGGGTGGCGCAATGTTTCAGGCGTGGGGTTCGTCAGCGCCATTCCTGGCGGGCGGAGTCGTGCTGGCTGTGCTGTTGTTCGTCAGTGTCCGTCGCCTGCCGTCG